One part of the Acetoanaerobium sticklandii genome encodes these proteins:
- a CDS encoding 2-oxoacid:acceptor oxidoreductase family protein, translated as MKEIRFHGRGGQGVVKSAQIIVQTVVESGLYGQFIPFFGVERKGSPVFGFLRIDDSEIRVKCQVYNPEVLMIFDDTLLKMPQTFAGLEENAIVIINTTKNIEDLNLPDIKMKVYTVDATGIALETIEKDIPNTAMLGAFAKATELVNWYILKDKIKLAFNEDNVMSAQLAFERVKLSK; from the coding sequence ATGAAGGAGATTCGATTTCATGGGCGTGGAGGTCAAGGTGTAGTAAAATCAGCTCAAATAATAGTTCAGACAGTAGTTGAATCTGGACTCTATGGTCAGTTCATTCCTTTTTTTGGAGTAGAGAGAAAAGGTTCTCCAGTGTTTGGATTTTTGCGCATTGATGATTCTGAAATTAGAGTAAAGTGCCAAGTTTATAATCCAGAGGTACTGATGATTTTTGATGATACCTTATTAAAAATGCCTCAGACTTTTGCTGGATTAGAAGAAAATGCAATTGTAATCATAAATACTACTAAAAATATTGAAGATCTTAATTTACCAGATATAAAAATGAAAGTATATACAGTTGATGCCACTGGTATAGCACTTGAGACTATAGAAAAGGATATCCCAAATACAGCTATGCTAGGAGCTTTTGCAAAGGCTACAGAACTAGTGAATTGGTATATTCTAAAAGACAAAATTAAGCTTGCATTTAACGAAGACAATGTTATGTCAGCTCAGCTTGCTTTTGAAAGGGTAAAGCTATCTAAATAG
- a CDS encoding IclR family transcriptional regulator — MSDEKYIMSSLSNALDILDLLSKRNNIGVMDISKEMGISKSSIFKMLYTLEAKGFVRKDYDAKYSLGMKFLEYGFNILNNQSIVEVVMPHIKEIRDRHNETTHLGVIDEDLNVFFMIKESSNASIQMASQIGKKMPYYATAVGKVLISDNLSDELIDRVRKSQFIAFTENTITDSEKFLEHLKMVKKDGYASDMQEYEIGLTCFAMGIKNYTGKTVAAISISGPTDRMTENKKTLLSTLKAQTDNISRELGHILK, encoded by the coding sequence ATGAGTGATGAAAAGTATATAATGAGTTCGCTTAGCAATGCTTTAGATATATTGGATTTACTTAGCAAAAGAAATAATATTGGGGTTATGGATATCAGTAAAGAGATGGGAATCAGTAAATCTAGTATATTTAAAATGCTATATACTCTTGAGGCTAAAGGTTTTGTAAGAAAAGACTATGATGCCAAATATAGCTTAGGGATGAAGTTTTTAGAATATGGATTTAATATTTTAAACAATCAAAGCATAGTTGAGGTTGTAATGCCGCATATTAAGGAAATAAGAGACAGGCATAATGAAACTACTCATTTAGGAGTAATAGATGAAGATTTAAATGTGTTTTTTATGATTAAAGAATCGAGTAATGCTTCCATACAGATGGCTTCACAAATAGGTAAAAAAATGCCTTACTATGCAACGGCTGTAGGAAAAGTGCTGATTTCAGATAATCTTAGTGATGAGTTGATTGACAGAGTAAGAAAAAGTCAATTCATAGCGTTTACTGAAAATACTATCACAGATTCAGAGAAATTTTTAGAGCATTTGAAAATGGTTAAGAAGGATGGATATGCATCTGATATGCAGGAGTATGAGATAGGGCTTACTTGTTTTGCAATGGGTATAAAAAATTATACTGGGAAAACTGTTGCAGCTATTAGTATTTCGGGACCAACTGATAGAATGACAGAGAACAAGAAAACTCTTCTTAGTACTTTGAAAGCACAGACTGATAATATTTCAAGAGAGCTAGGACATATTTTAAAATAG
- a CDS encoding 4Fe-4S dicluster domain-containing protein, with protein MSRNFITPIGDEGIYTLDTGSWRTFRPIMNKDNCVECGICMSFCPVGSITGNKQKIYAIDYKFCKGCGICAYECPSKAIDMVKEGD; from the coding sequence ATGTCTAGGAATTTTATAACTCCAATAGGAGATGAAGGTATATATACGCTTGATACTGGAAGCTGGAGAACTTTTAGACCGATTATGAATAAGGATAATTGTGTAGAGTGCGGAATATGTATGAGCTTTTGCCCAGTAGGAAGCATCACTGGAAATAAGCAAAAAATATATGCTATAGATTATAAATTTTGCAAGGGTTGTGGAATCTGTGCTTATGAATGTCCATCAAAAGCAATAGATATGGTAAAGGAAGGGGATTAA